The Bacillus zhangzhouensis region AAAGAAATCAAAACAGCCATCAACAAAAGGCGCATTGATGAGCCTGTGTATTTAAGCCAGATCAATTTTGAGGGAGATGGCCAAGGTGATTTGGTTCATCATGGGGGCTATGATAAAGCCGTCTGCGTCTTTCCGTATGATCATTATGCTTACTTTGAGCAATTTTTAGGGGTTTCTTTACAAGAGGCTGCTTTTGGTGAGAATGTAACAGTACGCAACCTAGTCGAGACGAATGTGCATATTGGCGATGTGTTTCAGCTTGGAGAAGCATTTGTTGAGGTGAGCCAGCCAAGACAGCCTTGTGTGAAATTATCTTTTAAGCATGGCAGCATGAAAATTGTAAAGGAAGTGCAGAAAACAGGGTATACAGGCTTTTATTTACGTGTACTGAAAGAAGGCATGGTGCCGCCTGATGCATCGCTTGTACTAGTTGAAAAAGCGTCCCATCAAATTACGGTCCATGAGGTCAATGAAGTCAAATATCATCAAACAAGCCCAGAGAGACTAAAAGCCGTTCTTGAAGTAGATGCTTTAGCAGATGTGGTGAGGAGGTTTTTAGAAAAACGAATTCAGCACATTTAAAAAAGCCGTACAGCAGCTTAAGATGTACGGCTTTTCTGCGCTTGTGAGCTACGTTTCTTTTGCTCCAGAAGATTTGCAAGGAAATATGTTTTTAAGCTTTGAAGTTTTCTTCCTTCATGCTTGGTCACACCAAGCTTCTTTAATTCTTCGACATACCAGCCTTTGCTACCATAATGCATAATAGAAAACTCCTTTCAATTAAAACTGCCTGCATTGTAACATCTCAAAAAAGGACGTGAACAGCGTGCAGATGTCAAGAAATGAAAACTGATTCTATCTGCCTATGATCCATGTATATGCTGGAAATATCGATTTATGAATTTGGCGGGTTGAGGGTAACGAGGATCATGCCGACCGTCATAATCATGATGACAACACCAAGATAGGTCATCATGGATTGTTTTTTCTTAATCCCTACAATTGTTAAAATAATACTTTCGATGAAAAAGATAACACCTATGATGATGAACCACATATCAAATAAGACCCCTTTCGCATATCTTTGCCTATTTTACCACAGGTATTTTTGTTTAGTCGTGACAGATTCGTGAAACGAAAAAATCCCCTTCAGTGAAAGAGGGGACCCGATGGTTTATAGCTTTGTTAAAATAATCGGTTCGTCTTTAGTAATC contains the following coding sequences:
- a CDS encoding MOSC domain-containing protein — translated: MGQKRYDIEGIQVGQPIITYANGKEIKTAINKRRIDEPVYLSQINFEGDGQGDLVHHGGYDKAVCVFPYDHYAYFEQFLGVSLQEAAFGENVTVRNLVETNVHIGDVFQLGEAFVEVSQPRQPCVKLSFKHGSMKIVKEVQKTGYTGFYLRVLKEGMVPPDASLVLVEKASHQITVHEVNEVKYHQTSPERLKAVLEVDALADVVRRFLEKRIQHI
- a CDS encoding YflJ family protein, with product MHYGSKGWYVEELKKLGVTKHEGRKLQSLKTYFLANLLEQKKRSSQAQKSRTS